In Candidatus Eisenbacteria bacterium, the following proteins share a genomic window:
- a CDS encoding multiheme c-type cytochrome encodes MESARLKAVKRRIATKTLQLLKRMSCELPIPPTSQERSTRLRVQLAGLIVLSILLFPGSFLAPSPRQLSSDAPQYESAEQCRRCHLARYNEWKGSMHSKSAPKTNPLFAKLYERAVLDTKGETKKYCIRCHAPVADLNGDTELIQPLTSEGVNCDVCHTISEMSIEPAYWPYVRDPGPLKRGPSDARKPKGHKTTKSGLFTSSRICLGCHGAVSDFEGRAGCSCLAICDTRSEWLESPYPDQESDCKSCHMKKGAKGKQRLHYFEGTQKGDLLKTAATLRIKTSDSAGNLDIFVEVENSGTGHLLPTGPPTRMVYLKVEARDESGKTLWSNFKDNPLAEDRYSVFMLTLADSAGKVPALPWAARKIAMDTRLEPMKKTGLFYRIPRAGVNKVAATLFYRLAPLPLLNELGITDRYYLEPKIMTQASRELAVPLVPDRFSPHEPAFPGGRKDKE; translated from the coding sequence ATGGAGAGCGCTCGACTCAAGGCAGTGAAGAGACGTATTGCGACGAAAACTTTGCAGCTCCTGAAAAGGATGAGCTGTGAGCTCCCGATTCCGCCAACTTCTCAAGAGAGGTCCACCAGGCTCCGGGTTCAACTTGCAGGACTCATTGTCTTGAGCATCCTCCTCTTTCCGGGCAGCTTTCTTGCCCCGTCTCCGCGACAACTCAGCTCAGATGCCCCTCAATACGAATCGGCCGAGCAGTGCAGAAGATGTCACCTTGCCCGTTACAATGAGTGGAAAGGATCCATGCATTCCAAATCGGCTCCCAAGACAAATCCGTTGTTTGCGAAACTTTACGAGCGGGCCGTGCTTGATACGAAGGGCGAGACAAAGAAGTACTGTATCAGGTGCCACGCGCCCGTCGCCGACCTGAATGGTGATACCGAATTGATTCAGCCGCTCACAAGTGAAGGAGTAAACTGCGACGTGTGCCATACTATCTCAGAAATGAGCATCGAGCCCGCATACTGGCCCTACGTGAGAGACCCAGGACCTCTCAAGAGAGGCCCCAGCGATGCCAGAAAACCCAAAGGTCACAAAACTACTAAGTCAGGGCTTTTCACAAGTTCCCGGATCTGTCTTGGATGTCATGGAGCCGTTTCTGATTTCGAAGGCCGTGCGGGATGCAGCTGCCTCGCAATCTGCGACACTCGTTCGGAATGGCTTGAGAGTCCTTATCCAGATCAGGAAAGCGACTGCAAATCCTGCCACATGAAGAAAGGGGCGAAGGGAAAACAGAGGCTTCACTATTTTGAAGGAACTCAAAAAGGAGACTTGCTCAAGACTGCCGCAACTCTCAGAATCAAGACGTCCGATTCTGCCGGGAACCTGGACATTTTTGTTGAAGTTGAGAACTCCGGCACGGGGCATCTTCTTCCCACCGGCCCACCGACAAGGATGGTTTACCTCAAAGTTGAGGCCAGGGATGAATCCGGAAAAACTCTCTGGTCTAACTTCAAAGACAACCCGCTTGCTGAAGATAGATATTCGGTCTTCATGTTGACCCTCGCCGATTCTGCGGGCAAAGTCCCGGCACTTCCCTGGGCTGCCCGGAAGATTGCGATGGATACCAGACTTGAGCCGATGAAAAAAACCGGACTCTTTTACAGAATTCCACGGGCAGGCGTGAACAAAGTCGCAGCCACTCTTTTCTACCGGCTCGCGCCTCTCCCCTTACTCAATGAGCTCGGCATAACCGATAGGTACTACCTGGAGCCGAAAATCATGACCCAGGCGTCAAGGGAACTTGCCGTGCCACTGGTCCCCGACAGATTCTCACCGCACGAGCCCGCCTTCCCCGGGGGTAGGAAAGACAAAGAATGA